The following are from one region of the Sorghum bicolor cultivar BTx623 chromosome 2, Sorghum_bicolor_NCBIv3, whole genome shotgun sequence genome:
- the LOC8072207 gene encoding uncharacterized protein LOC8072207 codes for MHPYSLKSSKGAPILPRPIFVFFIASFGFYVCYLSFNQITLESGREGNSREEQRDCRKPYVPHEELSYVHFPKPTSYSRGECSCTPVRFFVIVSMQRSGSGWFETLLNSHPNISSNGEIFNRVDRRENISSILQTLDTLYNLDWLTSAAKNECTAAFGLKWMLNQGILENPEDIVSYLKKKGVSVIFLFRRNTLRRLISVLANDYDKDAKQLNGTHKSHVHSKEEAEILAKFKPHLDPSTLITNIRNIEKAIRDCLDHFKSTRHMILYYEDIISNSNALFQVQEFLRVPVRRLMSRQVKIHTRPIPDLVKNWEEVSSKLNGTEFAHFLDGSDYVK; via the exons ATG CACCCTTATTCACTTAAGAGTTCCAAGGGAGCACCAATTCTGCCACGGCCAATCTTTGTTTTCTTCATTGCGTCATTTGGATTCTATGTATGCTACCTCTCCTTTAATCAGATAACACTAGAGAGCGGAAGAGAGGGGAATAGTAGAGAAGAACAAAGGGATTGCAGAAAGCCTTATGTGCCACATGAGGAGCTTAGTTATGTGCACTTTCCAAAACCTACGAGTTATAGCAG GGGGGAGTGCTCATGTACTCCTGTTCGATTTTTTGTAATTGTGTCTATGCAAAGATCAGGAAGTGGATGGTTTGAGACCTTGCTGAATAGTCACCCTAACATAAGTTCCAATGGTGAAATCTTTAACAGAGTGGATAGAAGAGAGAATATCTCGTCTATCTTACAAACACTTGACACACTGTATAATTTGGACTGGCTCACCAGCGCAGCGAAGAATGAGTGCACAGCTGCATTTGGACTGAAGTGGATGCTTAATCAG GGAATTTTGGAAAATCCTGAAGATATAGTTAGTTATTTGAAAAAGAAAGGTGTCTCCGTGATATTTCTGTTCAGGAGGAATACGCTGCGCAGGCTTATATCTGTGTTGGCCAATGACTATGACAAAGATGCAAAGCAGTTGAATGGAACTCACAAGTCTCATGTTCACTCAAAAGAAGAG GCTGAGATATTAGCGAAATTCAAACCACATTTGGATCCGTCAACTCTGATTACAAACATCAGAAACATTGAGAAGGCCATCAGAGACTGCTTGGACCACTTCAAGAGCACACGGCACATGATCCTCTATTATGAGGATATAATCAGCAACAGCAAT GCATTATTCCAGGTGCAAGAGTTCCTCAGAGTACCGGTGAGGAGGCTGATGAGCAGGCAGGTGAAAATTCACACTAGGCCTATTCCAGACCTTGTCAAGAACTGGGAGGAAGTTAGCAGCAAACTGAATGGAACAGAGTTTGCCCACTTCCTTGATGGTTCAGATTATGTCAAGTGA
- the LOC8073102 gene encoding pre-mRNA-splicing factor SYF1, whose amino-acid sequence MPSASGPVAVASASAAAKAAPSPAIGISPDLYPTEDDLPYEEEILREPFKLKGWWRYLVARASAPFAKRAVIYERALKALPGSYKLWHAYLRDRLDHARPHPIDHPAYSSLNNTFERALATMHKMPRVWVLYLTSLLDQRLLTRARRSFDRALRALPVTQHDRIWPLYLRLASLPACPVETSLRVFRRYLQFDPSHAEDFINFLISANHWQEAANRLASVLNDDGFRSVKGKTRHQLWLELCEILTKHADEVAGLKVDAILRGGIRKFTDEVGKLWTSLADYYVRRGLFEKARDVFEEGISSVVTVKEFSVVFEAYTQFEQSMLAAKLEAAEEEGAEDENEGGGRKSGMDKLSKKFLDEFWLNDEDDTDLRMARFERLLDRRPELLSSVLLRQNPHNVEEWHRRVKLFEKDPARQVATYVEAVKTVDPMKAVGKPHTLWVAFAKMYEKHNRLDSAEDIFKRATQVNYKAVDHLASIWCEWAEMELRHNNFDKAIELMRQATAEPSVEVKRRAAAEGDEPVQMKVHKSLKMWSFYVDLEESLGTLDSTRAVYERILDLRIATPQIILNYAYLLEEHKYFEDAFKVYERGVKIFKYPHVKAIWVTYLTKFVQRYKRSKLERARELFHEAVQQAPPEEKKPLYLQWAKLEEDYGLAKRAMNVYDEAVRAVPNSEKMAMYEIYIARAAELFGVPRTRQIYEQAIESGLPDRDVLTMCMKFAELERNLGEIDRSRAIYVHASNYADPNNPDFWKKWNDFEIQHGNEDTFREMLRIKRTVAASRSQTHFILPEYLMQRDQRLNLDEAVDTLKRAGVPEDEMAALERQLAPGPSTAPPAAPSTAPASANRMMNFVSAGVEAQAESSRQQAGNNEDIELPDESDDEEPDVQIAEKSVPAAVFGELGKRAAENAAENNEESSGAQGNEQLGALERIKRRRQ is encoded by the exons ATGCCGTCAGCGTCGGGTCCGGTGGCCGTGGCGtcagcgtcggcggcggcgaaggCCGCGCCGTCCCCGGCCATCGGGATCTCGCCGGACCTGTACCCGACGGAGGACGACCTGCCCTACGAGGAGGAGATCCTGCGGGAGCCTTTCAAGCTCAAGGGGTGGTGGCGCTACCTCGTGGCTCGCGCCTCCGCTCCGTTCGCCAAGCGCGCCGTCATCTACGAGCGCGCGCTCAAGGCGCTCCCCGGGAGCTACAAGCTCTGGCACGCCTACCTCCGCGACCGCCTCGACCACGCGCGCCCGCACCCCATCGACCACCCGGCCTACTCCTCCCTCAACAACACCTTCGAGCGGGCGCTGGCCACCATGCACAAGATGccgcgtgtctgggtcctctacCTCACCTCACTGCTCGACCAGCGCCTGCTCACGCGCGCGCGCCGCTCCTTCGACCGTGCCCTCCGCGCGCTCCCCGTCACGCAGCACGACCGCATCTGGCCGCTGTACCTCCGCCTCGCCTCGCTCCCGGCCTGCCCCGTCGAGACGTCGCTCCGAGTCTTCCGCCGATACCTCCAATTCGACCCCTCCCACGCCGAGGACTTCATCAACTTCCTTATATCCGCCAACCACTGGCAGGAGGCTGCCAACCGTCTAGCATCCGTGCTCAACGACGATGGGTTCCGCTCCGTCAAGGGGAAAACAAGGCACCAGCTCTGGCTCGAGCTCTGCGAGATCCTCACCAAGCATGCCGATGAGGTTGCCGGCCTCAAGGTGGACGCCATCCTGCGTGGCGGGATACGCAAGTTCACCGATGAGGTCGGCAAGCTTTGGACCTCACTGGCTGATTACTATGTCAGGAGAGGCCTTTTCGAAAAAGCTAGGGATGTATTTGAGGAGGGCATTTCTTCAGTGGTTACCGTCAAGGAGTTCAGCGTGGTGTTTGAGGCATATACACAGTTTGAGCAGAGTATGCTTGCGGCAAAGCTGGAGGCTGCTGAGGAAGAAGGGGCTGAGGATGAGAACGAGGGAGGGGGCAGAAAGAGTGGGATGGATAAGTTATCAAAGAAATTCCTCGATGAATTCTGGTTGAACGATGAGGATGATACTGATTTGAGGATGGCAAGGTTTGAGCGGCTGTTGGATCGCAGACCAGAGCTTCTTAGCAGCGTGCTGTTGCGACAGAATCCACACAATGTGGAGGAGTGGCACAG GAGGGTGAAACTCTTTGAAAAGGATCCTGCAAGGCAAGTAGCGACATATGTTGAGGCCGTGAAAACTGTAGACCCAATGAAGGCAGTTGGGAAGCCCCATACTCTATGGGTGGCATTTGCCAAGATGTATGAGAAACACAATCGTCTAGATAGTGCTGAAGATATTTTCAAACGGGCTACTCAAGTGAATTATAAGGCAGTTGACCACTTAGCCAGTATCTGGTGTGAGTGGGCAGAGATGGAGCTGCGCCACAACAATTTTGACAAGGCTATTGAGCTGATGAGGCAGGCAACGGCAGAGCCCTCTGTTGAGGTTAAGAGGCGGG CTGCTGCTGAGGGGGACGAGCCTGTCCAAATGAAAGTGCACAAATCTTTGAAAATGTGGAGCTTTTATGTTGATCTGGAGGAGAGCCTTGGAACCTTAGACTCTACCCGTGCAGTTTATGAGAGAATATTGGATTTACGAATTGCCACTCCACAGATAATTCTCAACTATGCATATCTTCTTGAG GAGCACAAGTATTTCGAAGATGCATTTAAAGTGTATGAAAGGGGTGTGAAAATATTCAAGTATCCCCACGTTAAGGCCATTTGGGTGACCTACCTTACAAAGTTTGTACAGAGATACAAGAGAAGCAAGTTAGAACGAGCAAGAGAGCTTTTCCATGAAGCTGTCCAACAG GCTCCTCCAGAGGAAAAGAAGCCCCTATATTTACAATGGGCAAAACTGGAGGAAGACTATGGTCTTGCCAAACGTGCTATGAATGTATATGATGAAGCTGTAAGAGCTGTTCCTAACAGTGAAAAAATGGCTATGTATGAAATCTATATAGCACGTGCTGCCGAACTCTTCGGTGTTCCAAGGACAAGACAAATATATGAG CAAGCAATTGAATCAGGCCTCCCAGACAGAGATGTTCTGACAATGTGCATGAAATTCGCTGAGTTAGAGAGAAACCTTGGGGAAATTGATCGTTCGCGTGCCATCTATGTGCATGCATCCAACTATGCTGATCCAAACAATCCTGACTTTTGGAAGAAGTGGAATGATTTTGAGATTCAGCACGGTAACGAAGACACATTCAGGGAGATGCTTCGTATCAAGCGTACAGTGGCTGCTAGCCGCAGTCAG ACACATTTCATACTACCGGAGTACTTGATGCAGAGGGATCAGAGGTTAAATCTGGACGAAGCAGTTGACACTCTTAAGCGTGCTGGCGTCCCTGAAGATGAGATGGCAGCCTTGGAAAGGCAACTGGCTCCGGGACCATCCACTGCACCACCAGCAGCACCAAGCACTGCCCCAGCGTCTGCTAACAGGATGATGAACTTCGTCAGTGCTGGAGTAGAAGCGCAGGCCGAGAGCAGCAGACAACAGGCTGGTAACAATGAGGACATTGAGCTGCCCGACGAGAGTGACGACGAGGAACCTGATGTCCAAATTGCGGAAAAGAGTGTTCCTGCTGCGGTATTTGGTGAGCTTGGCAAGAGAGCTGCTGAGAATGCTGCCGAGAATAATGAGGAAAGCTCAGGTGCCCAAGGGAATGAGCAGCTGGGCGCCCTTGAGAGGATAAAGAGACGACGACAATAG